GTTCCTGCGCCGACGCTGGGCCGCAGAGCGTCCCGACGTGGTGCACGCGCACTTCTGGATGTCCGGTCTCGCCGCCATGCTGGCCGTCGAGGGGACGGGCATCCCGGTGGTGCAGACCTTCCACGCCCTCGGCGCGGTCAAGCGTCGGCACCAGGGCGCGGCGGACACCAGCCCGCCGGAGCGGATCCGGCTGGAGGAGGAGATCGCCAGACGGGCCGACCGGGTCATCGCCACCTGCTCCGACGAGGTGTTCGAGCTGGCCAGGATGCGCATGACGCGGGCGAAGGCCTCGGTCGTGCCCTGCGGCGTAGACCTGGAGCGCTTCCAACCTGCTGGCCCGCCCGCGCCGCCCTCGGGGCGACATCGGATTCTCAGCGTCGGCAGGCTGGTGCCCCGCAAGGGGTTCGACGTCGCCGTCACGGCACTGACCGCCCTACCGGAGACCGAGCTGCTCCTCGCGGGCGGGCCCGAGGACGGCAGGCTCGACGAGGACCCTGAGGCGCAACGCCTGCTGCGACTCGCGGAGCAGCTCGGCGTGCGAGACCGACTCGTCCTGCTCGGACAGGTGCCCACTGCGGAGATGCCCGCGCTGCTGCGGTCGGCCGACGTCGTCGTGTGCACCCCGTGGTACGAGCCCTTCGGCATCACACCGCTGGAGGCGATGGCGTGCGGAGTCCCGGTGGTGTCGGCCGCGGTGGGCGGACTGATCGACACGGTCGTCGACGGATCGACCGGAACACTGGTGGCTCCGAACGATCCCGCTGCCCTCGCCGCCGCGGTGCGCGCCCTGCTGGCGCGGCCGGGGACTCGGCGGCGCTACGGCCTGGCGGGCAGAAGGCGGATGCAGCTGCGCTACTCCTGGGACCGGATCGCCGTGGACACGCTGCGGGTCTACCAACGCGCGTGCTCACCGACGGAGCTGTCCACCGAGGACGCGAGCGGGGGCAGGGCGGTGTTGTGAGCCTGCCGGTGTCCGGCGGGTCAACCGACGTAGCGGCGAGCCGTCGACCGTCGCTGCGACTCCTCGAGCAGCAGCAGCCCCGCCTCGACGCGCGTCGGCACCACCCGTCTCTCCCGCAGGACCCAGGGCAGCCCGCGCAGGGCGGCCGCCACCGCCCCCGCCGTCGCCAGATCGGCGGGTGCCGAGCGCAGCACGGCCGCGCTCCGACGGAGCGCGCTGCGCAGCGGACGGCGCAGCCACAGCGTCCACAGGGTGTTGCGGATGCCGAGCTGTCGCCGACGCCGCGCATCACGCGTCCGGGACGGGGCATGGTGAATCACCATGTCCTCGACCCAGCACATCCACCAGCCCAGCGCGGCGAGGTCCAGGGCGAGCAGCTCCTCCTCACCGCCGAGCCACATCCGCGAGGAGAAGCCGCCGACCTGGGTGAACGCCGAGACGCGGAAGGCGGACAGGCCTGCCATCACTCCGAGCAGTGCCGGGCCCGGCAGCCAGCCGGGGCCTGTCACGGGGGAGTCCCGCAGCTCCGGCGTGATCGGGTCCTCCGCGAGGTCCGGCTCGACCAGGCACCTGCCGGTGACCGAGGCCAGACCCGGCCACCGGTCGAGCAGTGTGACAGCACGGGTCAGCACGCCCGGCTGCCAGCGGGTGTCGTCGTCGCAGAACGCCACATACGGGGTGCGCGCCCGGCGCACCGCGAGGTTGCGTCCGATCGCACCGAGGTTGCGCGTCGACCGGATCAGCTCCACTTCGGGATACTCCGCCGCGACCGCGTCCGCCGTGCCGTCCGTGGAGGCGTTGTCCACCAGGATGATCGGTGCCGCGTCGGGCAGCGCGGTCATCTTCGCGAGCGTCTCCAGGAGTTGATCACGCCGATCGCGGGTGATGATCACCACGGTGATGCGATGCACCGTCATGGGCTCGACTCCCCCTCGTCGGCGTGCTCCAGAATCCGGACGCGCCGTTCGACCTCGCTCGGCAGTCGGCTCCGTCGGACGAGCGCGGCAGGCAGTCGGCGCAGCAGTCCCGCCACGACCCGCCGGGTCTCGCGGTCCCGTGGCACGGCGTGCAGCAGGTCGGCCGTCTCGACGGCGCATCGGTGCCATGGACGTCGCATCCAGGTGATGAGGGCGTTGTTCCGCCGCTCGGCCCGCAGCCGCCAGGACGCGGGCGGTCGGGCGCTGGAGGGATGGTGGTGGGCCAGGACCCGGTCGGCGTAGCACAGCGCCCAGCCGTGCGCCGCGAGGTCGAGCGCGAGGAGCCGCTCCTCCGCACCGAAGTGCAGCAGCCGGGAGAAGCCGCCGACCTCCAGGAACGCCGTCCGCCGGACGATCGCCGCGCACGCGAGGAAGCCGAGGACCGACGGGCCCGGCAGACCGGTCGGGTGTCCCAGCGGGCTGGCCGCCATCCGCTGATTGAGGGGGTCGTCGGAGTCCGTCGGGCCGACCAGGGTCCGCGCCGCCAGCAGCGCGACCCTCGGGTGGGCGGTCAGGATGCGCTCCGCCGAGGGGAGGGCGTCGTGGGCCCACCACGAGTCGTCGTCGGAGAACGCGACGAACGGGGTCGCGGCCCTGGTCACGCCCAGATTGCGGGCCGCAGCCCCGAGGTTGCGGCGGAGCCGGATCACCTGCACCCCCGCGATCCGCGCGGCGCCCGCCGCCGTGTCGTCGGAGGAGGCGTTGTCCACCACGATGATCGGCGGAGCCGGACGCAGCGCCCGCAGCCTCGTCAGGGTGCGGTGCAGCTCGGCGGCCCGATCGCGCGTGGCGATGACCACCGTGGTCTGCGGCGTGCTCACCCGGCTGCCCCGTTCCCCCTGCGACGGGGGCCGAGGCACCTGCGAAGTACTCGCATGCAGGCCGCATACCCGCAGGCGTCCCGGCCCAACCCGGCGCGGGAGAACAGGGCGCCGGGGACCTGCGGCCCGGACCGCACGTGTGAGGCGCGGACGGCCGGGTAGCCGAAGACGTGACGCGACGCATCGAACGTGCGCTGGTGACCGGGGGTGCGGGTTTCGTCGGATCGCACCTCGCCGAACTGCTGCTGGCCGAGGGCAGCGAGGTCCTCGTGCTCGACGACTTCTCGACTGCTGCGGCCGACACGGTCGCCGAGCTGCGGGAACGTCCCGGAGTCGAGTTGGTCCGACACGACGTCACTCGACCGATCACCGTGCCCGGCCGCGTCGACGTCGTCTTCCACCTGGCCTCACCCGCCTCACCGCCGGACTACCTGCGACTGCCGATCGAGACGCTCCGGGCGGGGTCGCTGGGCACCGCGCACGCGCTCGACGTGGCCGTGCGTGCCGACGCCCGCTTCGTACTGGCCTCGACCAGCGAGGTCTACGGCGACCCGGAGGTGCATCCGCAGCCGGAGAGCTATCGAGGTCGCGTGAACCCGGTCGGCCCGCGCAGCGTGTACGACGAGGCGAAGCGGTATGCCGAGGCGCTGACCGCCGCCTACCGGCGCGAGTGCGGCGCGAACACCGGCATCGCTCGGCTCTTCAACACCTACGGCCCTCGGATGCGGGCACACGACGGTCGGGCGGTGCCGACGTTCATTCGGCAGGCGCTGGCCGGGGAACCGTTGACCGTGGCCGGTTCCGGCACGCAGACCCGGTCGCTCTGCTACGTCGACGACACCGTGCGCGGCCTGCTCGCCCTGGCCAAGGCGG
The Actinoalloteichus fjordicus DNA segment above includes these coding regions:
- a CDS encoding glycosyltransferase, whose translation is MRIAMVSEHASPLAALGGVDAGGQNVHVAELSSALCRQGHQVTVYTRRESLVVPETIITDGGLRVVHVPAGPPVPLPKDRLLAHMGEFGAFLRRRWAAERPDVVHAHFWMSGLAAMLAVEGTGIPVVQTFHALGAVKRRHQGAADTSPPERIRLEEEIARRADRVIATCSDEVFELARMRMTRAKASVVPCGVDLERFQPAGPPAPPSGRHRILSVGRLVPRKGFDVAVTALTALPETELLLAGGPEDGRLDEDPEAQRLLRLAEQLGVRDRLVLLGQVPTAEMPALLRSADVVVCTPWYEPFGITPLEAMACGVPVVSAAVGGLIDTVVDGSTGTLVAPNDPAALAAAVRALLARPGTRRRYGLAGRRRMQLRYSWDRIAVDTLRVYQRACSPTELSTEDASGGRAVL
- a CDS encoding glycosyltransferase family 2 protein: MHRITVVIITRDRRDQLLETLAKMTALPDAAPIILVDNASTDGTADAVAAEYPEVELIRSTRNLGAIGRNLAVRRARTPYVAFCDDDTRWQPGVLTRAVTLLDRWPGLASVTGRCLVEPDLAEDPITPELRDSPVTGPGWLPGPALLGVMAGLSAFRVSAFTQVGGFSSRMWLGGEEELLALDLAALGWWMCWVEDMVIHHAPSRTRDARRRRQLGIRNTLWTLWLRRPLRSALRRSAAVLRSAPADLATAGAVAAALRGLPWVLRERRVVPTRVEAGLLLLEESQRRSTARRYVG
- a CDS encoding glycosyltransferase family 2 protein; amino-acid sequence: MSTPQTTVVIATRDRAAELHRTLTRLRALRPAPPIIVVDNASSDDTAAGAARIAGVQVIRLRRNLGAAARNLGVTRAATPFVAFSDDDSWWAHDALPSAERILTAHPRVALLAARTLVGPTDSDDPLNQRMAASPLGHPTGLPGPSVLGFLACAAIVRRTAFLEVGGFSRLLHFGAEERLLALDLAAHGWALCYADRVLAHHHPSSARPPASWRLRAERRNNALITWMRRPWHRCAVETADLLHAVPRDRETRRVVAGLLRRLPAALVRRSRLPSEVERRVRILEHADEGESSP
- a CDS encoding UDP-glucuronic acid decarboxylase family protein, whose product is MTRRIERALVTGGAGFVGSHLAELLLAEGSEVLVLDDFSTAAADTVAELRERPGVELVRHDVTRPITVPGRVDVVFHLASPASPPDYLRLPIETLRAGSLGTAHALDVAVRADARFVLASTSEVYGDPEVHPQPESYRGRVNPVGPRSVYDEAKRYAEALTAAYRRECGANTGIARLFNTYGPRMRAHDGRAVPTFIRQALAGEPLTVAGSGTQTRSLCYVDDTVRGLLALAKADLPGPVNLGNPEELTVRELAEEIRAAAGGSAGLTFVDAAEDDPRRRCPDITLARRELGWWPRVSLAEGLARTIRWFEPRREPTPEPSSVFW